A window of Blastomonas sp. SL216 contains these coding sequences:
- a CDS encoding SPOR domain-containing protein — protein sequence MRNRPMRLAAWLCAAASLSLCPAHAQEEGPDAPDTGYSSLEVAQPKGTRELQNALQRLAVYPGDIDALIDAGNAALLLGDPQAAIGFFARAEEMSPGNGRVKAGLGSALLLNENPYEALRLFDEAKKLGVPETVYAADRGLAYDLVGNFDAAQSDYELALRRGSDDETIRRYALSLGISGDRVGAEAQLDPLLRKRDAAAWRTRAFVLAISGDAEGAIAIADATMPKRMAASIEPFFRFMGRLTPAQQAAAAHFGHFPQAAAVGKDDPRNRQYASAGTPRVRSNRADAGLIPAGEPLGPAADSKGRKVAKVDKSQRRRPGKLSRKEREAIALAQAEAAAKPVPVQARAPGPVPPPDLLIPGRGTASSPGQQSMQTVQTVQTVQTVQSIPASRAMAQPLPGSSAASSVSRSAPPANSLPAVAGTQNGQGQLPPIGSASSVALTGLKVLPAPSAAQDRSASVATIAPGEKVVVLSGMTELPRPGFASVPAATQPAPAMAAGAGQQASAAPAGNAPAPARGFDLAQVGGTAAVPPPPSPSPRPATSSISPAQGGPLASSPSAALPPAATVAAASTPAAVQPIPSAPAPTRVSLASVIASIQVPPQELALAGDAVDVTKLPPAPKKPDEKELAAKKAAEDKKLADKKLADKKLADKKAADKLAAEKKAAAAKKAEPKHPKRYWVQVAGGANRADLSKEWKRLTTTSPALFKGKQGWWTPLNATNRLLTGPFKSADEAQAFVNTLSKNKLSGFTFTSSAGQEVTALGK from the coding sequence ATGCGTAACCGGCCCATGCGCCTTGCCGCCTGGCTCTGCGCCGCCGCCAGCCTTTCGCTTTGTCCGGCCCATGCGCAGGAAGAGGGGCCGGACGCGCCCGATACCGGCTATTCCTCGCTGGAAGTCGCGCAGCCCAAGGGCACGCGCGAACTGCAGAACGCGCTGCAGCGGCTGGCGGTCTATCCCGGGGATATTGACGCGCTGATCGATGCAGGAAACGCCGCACTGCTGCTCGGCGATCCGCAGGCCGCAATCGGCTTTTTCGCGCGCGCCGAAGAGATGTCACCGGGCAATGGCCGGGTGAAGGCGGGGCTTGGGTCGGCGCTACTGCTCAACGAAAATCCCTATGAGGCCTTGCGCCTGTTCGACGAGGCCAAGAAGCTGGGCGTGCCCGAGACGGTCTATGCTGCCGATCGCGGGCTGGCGTACGATCTCGTCGGCAATTTCGACGCGGCGCAGAGCGATTACGAGCTGGCGCTGCGGCGTGGCAGCGATGATGAGACGATCCGCCGTTATGCTCTGTCGCTCGGCATTTCGGGTGACCGGGTCGGGGCAGAAGCGCAGCTCGACCCGCTGCTCCGCAAGCGCGACGCTGCCGCCTGGCGCACGCGTGCCTTCGTGCTGGCGATTTCGGGCGATGCCGAAGGCGCGATCGCGATTGCCGATGCGACCATGCCCAAGCGCATGGCCGCTTCGATCGAGCCGTTCTTTCGCTTCATGGGCAGGTTGACCCCTGCGCAACAGGCCGCCGCTGCGCATTTCGGGCATTTTCCCCAGGCCGCGGCGGTGGGCAAGGATGATCCGCGCAACCGCCAATATGCATCCGCCGGAACGCCGCGTGTGCGCTCCAATCGTGCCGATGCCGGGCTGATTCCGGCGGGCGAGCCACTGGGTCCGGCGGCCGACAGCAAGGGCCGCAAGGTCGCCAAGGTCGACAAGTCGCAGCGGCGCAGGCCCGGCAAACTTTCCCGGAAGGAACGTGAAGCGATCGCGCTGGCGCAAGCCGAAGCTGCGGCCAAGCCGGTGCCGGTGCAGGCCCGCGCGCCCGGACCGGTGCCGCCGCCCGACCTGCTCATTCCGGGCCGCGGCACGGCGTCATCGCCCGGCCAGCAAAGCATGCAGACGGTGCAGACCGTCCAGACTGTCCAGACGGTGCAGTCCATTCCCGCCAGCCGCGCCATGGCCCAGCCGCTGCCGGGCAGCTCTGCCGCCAGCAGTGTGTCTAGGTCAGCGCCACCAGCCAACAGTCTGCCAGCCGTTGCGGGCACGCAAAATGGTCAGGGCCAGCTTCCCCCGATCGGGTCGGCGTCTTCGGTCGCACTGACCGGCCTCAAGGTACTGCCCGCGCCGTCAGCGGCTCAGGACCGGTCAGCATCGGTCGCAACGATTGCGCCGGGCGAGAAGGTGGTGGTGCTTTCGGGCATGACCGAGCTGCCGCGCCCCGGTTTCGCTTCGGTCCCCGCCGCCACGCAGCCTGCTCCCGCCATGGCGGCGGGGGCCGGTCAGCAGGCGTCCGCCGCGCCGGCTGGCAATGCTCCGGCTCCGGCGCGCGGCTTTGATCTGGCGCAGGTCGGCGGCACAGCCGCTGTGCCCCCTCCACCGTCACCCTCTCCGCGACCCGCCACCAGCAGCATCTCGCCTGCGCAGGGTGGACCGCTTGCCTCTTCGCCCAGCGCCGCCCTGCCGCCTGCGGCCACCGTTGCAGCGGCATCCACCCCTGCGGCCGTGCAGCCGATCCCATCCGCGCCTGCGCCCACCCGGGTGAGCCTGGCCTCGGTGATCGCCAGCATCCAGGTCCCGCCTCAGGAGCTGGCGCTGGCCGGGGATGCGGTGGACGTGACCAAACTGCCGCCTGCGCCCAAAAAGCCTGATGAAAAGGAATTGGCGGCGAAAAAGGCAGCCGAAGACAAGAAGCTGGCGGACAAGAAGCTTGCTGACAAGAAGCTGGCCGACAAGAAGGCGGCGGACAAGCTGGCCGCCGAGAAAAAGGCCGCAGCGGCCAAAAAGGCCGAGCCCAAGCATCCCAAGCGCTATTGGGTTCAGGTGGCAGGCGGAGCGAACCGTGCCGATCTTTCCAAGGAATGGAAGCGGCTGACCACCACGTCGCCCGCCCTGTTCAAGGGCAAGCAGGGCTGGTGGACGCCGCTCAACGCGACCAATCGGCTGCTGACCGGTCCGTTCAAGAGCGCCGACGAAGCTCAGGCGTTCGTCAACACGCTGTCCAAGAACAAGCTTTCGGGCTTCACCTTCACCAGCTCGGCTGGCCAGGAAGTGACTGCGCTGGGTAAATGA
- the mazF gene encoding endoribonuclease MazF gives MAGYVPDTGDIVWLHFSPQAGHEQAGHRPALVLTPASYNRRRGMMICCPMTSKAKGYVFEVLANEGSDSVILADQVKSVDWRARKASLKGKASATAVTEVKAKLRALLGI, from the coding sequence ATGGCAGGCTATGTCCCGGATACCGGCGACATAGTCTGGCTGCATTTCTCTCCACAGGCAGGGCACGAGCAGGCAGGCCACCGGCCCGCTCTGGTGCTGACGCCGGCAAGCTATAATCGCCGACGCGGAATGATGATCTGTTGCCCGATGACAAGCAAGGCCAAGGGCTATGTCTTTGAAGTGCTAGCCAATGAGGGGAGCGACAGCGTCATTCTGGCCGACCAGGTCAAGAGTGTCGATTGGCGGGCCCGCAAGGCCAGTTTGAAGGGCAAGGCAAGCGCAACCGCGGTGACGGAGGTCAAGGCCAAGCTAAGGGCTCTACTCGGCATCTAG
- a CDS encoding CaiB/BaiF CoA-transferase family protein: protein MAGALAGVTIIELAGIGPGPFAAMMLADHGARVVRVERASGRSTVGDAGNRDILNRNREVIAVDLKTADGIAQVRELVRTADGLIEGFRPGVMERLGLGPDVLLADNPALVYGRMTGWGQTGSYAPLAGHDINYIALSGALHSYGRAGEKPTPPVNAVGDFGGGGMMMAFGMVAGILSARSTGKGQVIDCAMTDGAAVLSAMTYTFLANGQWRDERGVNLLDTGAHFYDTYECADGKYVSLGSIEPQFYALLREKAGLTDPAFDLQMDPRQWGPLKEKLTALFLTKTRDEWCAIMEHTDICFAPVLSLKEAPEHPHNKERGTFIEVDGILQPAPAPKFSETPAPPVRMG, encoded by the coding sequence ATGGCGGGTGCATTGGCAGGAGTGACCATTATCGAGCTGGCGGGAATCGGTCCCGGCCCGTTTGCCGCGATGATGCTGGCCGATCACGGCGCGCGAGTCGTCCGGGTCGAACGCGCCTCCGGCCGGTCCACGGTCGGCGATGCCGGCAACCGCGACATCCTCAACCGCAACCGCGAGGTGATCGCGGTGGACCTCAAGACCGCCGACGGCATCGCCCAGGTGCGCGAGCTTGTGCGCACCGCCGACGGCCTGATCGAGGGCTTCCGCCCCGGCGTGATGGAGCGGCTGGGCCTGGGGCCCGATGTGCTGCTCGCAGACAACCCGGCCCTGGTCTACGGCCGCATGACCGGCTGGGGCCAGACCGGATCCTATGCGCCGCTCGCCGGGCATGACATCAACTATATCGCGCTGTCCGGCGCGCTGCACAGCTATGGCCGCGCGGGCGAAAAGCCGACTCCGCCGGTCAATGCGGTGGGTGATTTCGGCGGCGGCGGCATGATGATGGCGTTCGGCATGGTTGCGGGCATCCTGTCGGCGCGCAGCACCGGCAAGGGCCAGGTGATCGATTGCGCGATGACCGACGGCGCCGCCGTGCTCTCGGCGATGACCTATACCTTCCTCGCCAATGGCCAGTGGCGCGACGAGCGCGGCGTCAACCTGCTCGATACCGGCGCGCATTTCTATGACACCTATGAATGCGCCGACGGCAAATATGTCTCGCTCGGCTCGATCGAACCGCAATTCTATGCGTTGCTGCGCGAAAAGGCCGGCCTCACCGATCCCGCCTTCGACCTGCAGATGGACCCGCGCCAATGGGGCCCGCTCAAGGAAAAGCTCACCGCCCTGTTCCTGACAAAGACCCGCGACGAATGGTGTGCGATCATGGAGCATACCGACATCTGCTTCGCCCCGGTGCTGAGCCTGAAGGAAGCGCCCGAGCACCCGCACAACAAGGAACGCGGCACGTTCATCGAAGTCGACGGCATCCTGCAGCCCGCCCCTGCACCCAAGTTCAGCGAGACGCCTGCTCCGCCGGTGCGGATGGGGTAA
- a CDS encoding bile acid:sodium symporter: protein MSILTRLIPDRFVLMLLLTVLVAALLPVTGQAAVYAGHGVSVAIFLLFFLHGLRLPRAEVIVAMKNWRLQGVIFAFTFAFMPVLGLAAAHAPAGLPHGLVIGLMFLGILPSTVQSAISYSSLAGGNIAASVMASALLNLAGIIMTPLLVALLIGADGGAAISSDTVIKILSILLLPFALGQAAQGWLGPWAQRNKPLLTLLDRTAIALAVYVAFSSAVAGGQMQTLGWAALGLLCLIILVMLVLAMLAAWGLGGLIGLPRADRISLLFAGSHKSIATGAPLAAILFAGPQAGIVILPALIYHQLQLVLSAPLASRLARNAQD from the coding sequence ATGTCGATTCTTACGCGTCTCATCCCCGACAGGTTCGTGCTGATGCTGCTGCTGACCGTCTTGGTCGCGGCCTTGCTGCCGGTGACCGGCCAGGCGGCGGTCTATGCGGGCCATGGCGTATCGGTGGCGATCTTCCTGCTGTTCTTCCTGCACGGCCTGCGCCTGCCGCGCGCCGAGGTCATCGTTGCGATGAAGAACTGGCGGCTGCAGGGGGTGATCTTCGCCTTCACCTTTGCCTTCATGCCGGTGCTGGGGCTGGCGGCTGCCCATGCGCCTGCGGGTCTGCCGCACGGACTGGTGATCGGTCTGATGTTCCTGGGCATCCTGCCCTCCACCGTGCAGTCAGCGATCAGCTATTCCTCGCTGGCGGGCGGCAATATCGCCGCATCGGTGATGGCCTCCGCGCTGCTGAACCTGGCCGGCATCATCATGACGCCGCTGCTCGTCGCGCTGCTGATCGGTGCGGATGGCGGCGCTGCGATCAGCAGCGATACGGTCATCAAGATCCTGTCCATCCTGCTGCTGCCCTTTGCGCTGGGTCAGGCGGCGCAGGGCTGGCTAGGGCCCTGGGCCCAGCGCAACAAGCCGCTGCTGACGCTGCTTGATCGCACCGCGATTGCGCTCGCCGTCTATGTCGCGTTCAGTTCGGCGGTCGCCGGCGGCCAGATGCAGACGCTGGGCTGGGCCGCGCTGGGGCTGTTGTGCCTGATCATCCTGGTGATGCTGGTGCTGGCCATGCTGGCGGCATGGGGCCTGGGCGGGCTGATCGGCCTGCCGCGCGCCGACCGGATCAGCCTGTTGTTTGCAGGATCGCACAAGAGCATCGCCACCGGCGCGCCGCTCGCCGCCATCCTGTTTGCGGGACCGCAGGCGGGCATCGTCATCCTGCCCGCGCTGATCTATCACCAGCTTCAGCTCGTGCTGTCCGCGCCACTGGCGTCCAGATTGGCGAGGAACGCGCAGGACTGA
- the ftsZ gene encoding cell division protein FtsZ, translating to MSITIGPPTVDELRPRIAVIGIGGAGGNAIANMIAASVEGVDFIVANTDAQALNSSTAEQRIQLGPEVTQGLGAGSRPEVGRAAAEETVGDIEAILDGTHMCFIAAGMGGGTGTGAAPVIAKAARDRGILTVGVVTKPFTFEGTRRMRAAEAGIAELQKNVDTLIVIPNQNLFLVANPNTTFKEAFQLADEVLQQGVRSITDLIVNPGLINLDFADIRSVMREMGKAMMGTGEAEGDGRALEAAERAIANPLLDGVSMKGAKGVIVSITGGDDMRLMEVDEAANHIKELVDPDANIIWGSAFNPDLEGKIRVSVVATGIDGDAMQQPGEEARPFSLNQAAPRAFAAPTPAPSYAAAPRPAPAPVAAEEPEALDLGVAAQSLDDDAGADELLLDPASVQAADEPAPAAFVAPPAQTADPVAKAPRVTTGGGTLFERMSSLSRGGARSEDEGEDDSADAPPLNIPRFLGRQNNQ from the coding sequence ATGAGCATCACCATCGGACCGCCGACCGTCGACGAACTGCGCCCGCGCATTGCTGTGATCGGGATCGGCGGAGCTGGCGGCAACGCCATCGCCAACATGATCGCGGCGAGCGTCGAAGGCGTCGATTTCATCGTCGCCAATACCGACGCGCAGGCACTCAACAGCTCGACCGCCGAACAGCGCATCCAGCTCGGTCCTGAAGTGACCCAGGGGCTGGGCGCAGGCTCGCGGCCCGAAGTTGGCCGCGCGGCAGCAGAAGAGACGGTTGGCGATATCGAGGCGATCCTGGACGGCACGCACATGTGCTTCATCGCAGCCGGCATGGGCGGCGGTACCGGCACCGGTGCAGCGCCCGTCATCGCCAAGGCCGCGCGCGACCGCGGCATCCTGACCGTCGGCGTCGTCACCAAGCCCTTCACCTTTGAAGGCACGCGCCGCATGCGCGCTGCAGAAGCCGGCATTGCCGAGCTGCAGAAGAATGTCGACACGTTGATCGTCATTCCCAACCAGAACCTGTTCCTGGTCGCCAACCCGAACACCACCTTCAAGGAAGCCTTCCAGCTGGCCGACGAAGTACTGCAACAGGGTGTCCGCTCGATCACCGACCTGATCGTCAATCCCGGCCTGATCAACCTCGACTTTGCCGATATCCGTTCGGTGATGCGCGAAATGGGCAAGGCGATGATGGGCACCGGCGAAGCCGAAGGCGATGGCCGTGCACTGGAAGCGGCCGAGCGCGCCATTGCCAACCCGCTGCTCGACGGCGTGTCGATGAAGGGTGCCAAGGGCGTCATCGTCTCGATCACCGGCGGCGACGACATGCGCCTGATGGAAGTCGACGAGGCGGCCAACCATATCAAGGAACTGGTCGATCCCGATGCCAACATCATCTGGGGCAGCGCCTTCAATCCCGATCTGGAAGGCAAGATCCGCGTGTCGGTGGTCGCCACCGGTATCGATGGCGATGCCATGCAGCAGCCGGGTGAAGAAGCGCGTCCGTTCTCGCTGAACCAGGCCGCGCCGCGCGCCTTTGCTGCGCCGACGCCCGCGCCGAGCTATGCTGCTGCACCGCGTCCGGCCCCTGCGCCCGTCGCCGCTGAAGAACCCGAAGCGCTCGACCTGGGCGTCGCCGCCCAGTCGCTTGACGATGATGCAGGCGCAGACGAACTGCTGCTTGATCCAGCCAGCGTCCAGGCCGCCGACGAACCGGCTCCTGCCGCATTCGTCGCGCCGCCGGCGCAGACCGCAGATCCCGTCGCCAAGGCTCCGCGCGTGACCACCGGTGGTGGCACCCTGTTCGAGCGGATGTCCAGCCTGTCGCGCGGCGGTGCCCGCAGCGAGGACGAGGGTGAAGACGACAGCGCCGATGCGCCGCCGCTCAACATCCCGCGCTTCCTGGGCCGCCAGAACAACCAGTAA
- a CDS encoding radical SAM protein — translation MDSITASPFAIDNAPPLDPAKFRDPLITAKGEPRASVRLTRLDTLWFNTGTLCNLACKSCYIESSPRNDALVYLSLAEVAVYLDEIASAAIPTREIGLTGGEPFMNPDIIAILELSLSRGFEMLVLSNAMRPMRRHEAALLDLNARFGDRLTIRVSLDHYTKAVHEAERGANSWDKALSGLRWLARHGFRIAVAGRHLAHESDAEARAGFAALFQDLDLNIDTSDPQQFVMFPEMDAHADIAEISTGCWDILGKSPDAMMCATSRMVVKHKGAERPTVAACTLLPYDPGFDMGATLTEASRAVSLNHPHCARFCVLGGASCS, via the coding sequence ATGGACTCCATCACCGCCAGCCCGTTCGCGATCGACAATGCCCCGCCGCTGGACCCTGCGAAATTCCGCGATCCCCTGATCACCGCCAAGGGTGAACCGCGCGCCAGCGTGCGCCTGACGCGGCTGGATACCTTGTGGTTCAACACCGGCACTTTGTGCAACCTGGCCTGCAAGAGCTGCTATATCGAGAGCTCGCCGCGCAACGATGCCCTGGTCTATCTGTCGCTCGCCGAGGTTGCGGTCTATCTCGACGAGATCGCATCGGCCGCCATCCCCACGCGCGAGATCGGGCTGACCGGGGGCGAGCCGTTCATGAACCCGGATATCATCGCGATCCTGGAGCTGAGCCTGTCGCGCGGCTTCGAGATGCTGGTGCTGTCCAACGCGATGCGCCCGATGCGGCGGCACGAGGCGGCGCTGCTCGACCTGAACGCACGCTTTGGCGACAGGCTCACCATCCGCGTCAGCCTGGACCATTACACCAAGGCCGTGCACGAGGCCGAGCGCGGCGCGAACAGCTGGGACAAGGCGCTGTCGGGCCTGCGCTGGCTGGCGCGGCACGGCTTTCGCATCGCGGTCGCGGGGCGTCATCTGGCGCATGAAAGCGACGCCGAGGCGCGCGCCGGCTTTGCCGCACTCTTCCAGGACCTGGACCTCAACATCGATACCAGCGACCCGCAGCAGTTCGTGATGTTCCCGGAAATGGACGCCCATGCCGATATTGCCGAGATCAGCACCGGCTGCTGGGACATATTGGGCAAGAGCCCCGATGCGATGATGTGCGCGACCAGCCGCATGGTGGTGAAGCACAAGGGGGCAGAGCGGCCCACCGTCGCGGCGTGCACGCTGCTGCCTTATGATCCGGGCTTCGACATGGGGGCGACGCTCACCGAGGCGTCGCGCGCGGTCTCGCTGAACCATCCCCATTGCGCGCGCTTCTGCGTTCTGGGCGGGGCAAGTTGCAGCTGA
- a CDS encoding AarF/ABC1/UbiB kinase family protein: MLPPRSRSSGQAVPSGRLSRFASFGTMVGGVAGSMLVDGTKQLAQGRRPSLGELLLTPANARKIADRLATMRGAAMKLGQLMSMDTGDFLPPELADILGRLRADAQHMPQGQLRNVLNQNWGRGWEKRFASFGFKPIAAASIGQVHRARTLDGRDLAIKVQYPGVRQSIDSDVDNVASLVKLTGLLPQGLDIDPMLAEAKAQLHEEADYAHEAAHLARFGELLADSADFRVPALHADFTTPDILAMDYIESIAIEETVTMDQATRDGIVLRLVDLLLRELFDFQLMQTDPNFANYRFDPASGKLVLLDFGATRVVQDRVSNAYRTLLRGGLERDIASMREAGLTLGMLHPDAPESHKVAVLGMFDTAFEPLRIDGPFDFSSNEMTTELRDEGMAFAKERTFWQVPPIETLFIQRKIGGVFLLGSRLKANTNVHRLIHAAVT; encoded by the coding sequence ATGCTTCCCCCCCGATCGCGATCCTCCGGTCAGGCCGTCCCCAGCGGCCGCCTCTCCCGCTTTGCCAGCTTCGGTACCATGGTTGGCGGCGTTGCAGGCTCCATGCTGGTCGATGGCACCAAGCAGCTGGCGCAGGGCCGCCGCCCTTCGCTCGGTGAACTGCTGCTGACCCCAGCCAATGCGCGCAAGATTGCCGACCGGCTGGCAACGATGCGCGGCGCGGCGATGAAGCTCGGCCAGCTGATGTCGATGGATACGGGTGACTTTCTGCCGCCCGAGCTCGCCGACATATTAGGCCGCCTGCGCGCCGATGCGCAGCACATGCCGCAAGGCCAGCTGCGCAACGTGCTCAACCAGAATTGGGGGCGCGGCTGGGAAAAGCGCTTTGCCAGTTTTGGCTTCAAGCCGATCGCCGCCGCCTCGATCGGCCAGGTGCACCGGGCCCGCACGCTCGACGGACGCGATCTGGCGATCAAGGTGCAATATCCCGGCGTGCGCCAGAGCATCGACAGCGATGTCGACAATGTCGCCTCGCTGGTCAAGCTGACCGGGCTGTTGCCGCAGGGGCTCGATATCGACCCGATGCTGGCCGAGGCCAAGGCGCAGCTGCACGAAGAGGCGGACTATGCGCACGAAGCCGCACATCTCGCGCGCTTCGGCGAATTGCTGGCAGACAGTGCCGACTTCCGGGTGCCTGCGCTCCATGCCGACTTCACCACGCCCGACATCCTGGCGATGGACTATATCGAAAGCATCGCGATCGAGGAAACGGTCACCATGGACCAGGCGACGCGTGACGGCATCGTGCTGCGGCTGGTCGACCTGCTATTGCGCGAGCTGTTCGACTTCCAGCTGATGCAGACCGACCCCAATTTCGCCAACTACCGGTTCGATCCGGCCAGCGGAAAGCTGGTGCTGCTCGATTTCGGTGCAACGCGCGTCGTCCAGGACCGGGTGTCCAACGCCTATCGTACGCTGCTGCGTGGCGGGCTGGAACGTGATATCGCCAGCATGCGCGAGGCAGGGCTGACACTCGGAATGCTGCACCCCGATGCGCCCGAGAGCCACAAGGTGGCGGTGCTGGGCATGTTCGACACGGCGTTCGAACCGCTTCGCATTGACGGACCCTTCGACTTCTCCTCCAACGAGATGACGACCGAATTGCGCGACGAGGGGATGGCCTTTGCCAAGGAACGCACGTTCTGGCAGGTTCCCCCTATCGAAACCCTGTTCATCCAGCGCAAGATCGGTGGCGTGTTCCTGCTGGGCAGCCGGTTGAAAGCCAACACCAATGTCCACCGGCTGATCCACGCGGCGGTGACCTGA
- a CDS encoding glutaminase has protein sequence MDWQAITQHIVATTAPHIGTGKVADYIPALARVDPTKFGMAIVLGDGTMVTLGDSHEEFSIQSISKVFTLSMALRHYGEDVWHRVGREPSGSAFNSIVQLENEKGIPRNPLINAGAIVVTDMLVAQSGAAAFEAELLGRFHRLSGDDSIAIDEEVAESESATGSRNRALAHFMAAFGNMANPVEESLNAYFRQCAVRMSCRQLARAALFLAFDGCDPINREQLVSRENCRRINAVMMSCGHYDNSGDFAYRIGLPGKSGVGGGILCIAPGHGAIAVWSPGLNASGTSMVGAIALEELVEATGWSVFV, from the coding sequence ATGGACTGGCAGGCAATCACGCAGCACATCGTGGCGACGACCGCCCCGCATATCGGCACCGGCAAGGTCGCCGATTATATCCCCGCGCTCGCCCGGGTTGATCCGACCAAGTTCGGCATGGCGATCGTGCTGGGCGATGGCACGATGGTGACGCTGGGCGACAGCCATGAGGAATTCTCGATCCAGTCGATCTCTAAGGTGTTCACCCTGTCCATGGCGCTGCGCCATTACGGCGAGGATGTGTGGCACCGGGTGGGGCGCGAACCCTCTGGCAGCGCATTCAATTCGATCGTGCAGCTGGAGAATGAAAAGGGCATCCCGCGCAACCCGCTGATCAACGCCGGCGCGATCGTAGTCACCGACATGCTGGTGGCCCAGAGCGGCGCGGCTGCCTTCGAGGCCGAACTGCTGGGGCGCTTTCACCGGCTTTCGGGCGACGACAGCATCGCCATCGACGAAGAGGTGGCGGAATCGGAATCCGCGACCGGATCGCGCAACCGGGCGCTCGCGCATTTCATGGCGGCGTTCGGCAACATGGCCAATCCGGTCGAGGAAAGCCTGAACGCCTATTTCCGCCAGTGCGCGGTTCGGATGAGCTGCCGCCAGCTCGCGCGCGCGGCCCTTTTCCTGGCGTTCGACGGCTGCGACCCGATCAACCGCGAGCAGTTGGTCAGCCGCGAGAATTGCCGCCGTATCAACGCGGTGATGATGAGCTGCGGCCATTACGACAATAGCGGCGACTTTGCCTATCGCATCGGCCTGCCCGGCAAGAGCGGCGTCGGCGGCGGCATATTGTGCATCGCGCCCGGCCATGGCGCGATCGCGGTCTGGTCCCCCGGCCTCAATGCCTCTGGCACCTCGATGGTCGGCGCGATCGCGCTCGAGGAACTGGTCGAGGCGACCGGGTGGAGCGTGTTTGTTTGA
- a CDS encoding AbrB/MazE/SpoVT family DNA-binding domain-containing protein, whose protein sequence is MGVQVKKWGNSASVRIPARVLAAAHMHIDQEIELRAEDGRIIIEPVKAPKYELDELLAAMTPDTFPDDLDFGEPMGKELL, encoded by the coding sequence ATGGGTGTGCAGGTGAAGAAATGGGGCAACAGCGCCTCCGTGCGTATTCCCGCGCGTGTGCTCGCTGCGGCCCATATGCACATCGACCAGGAAATAGAATTGCGCGCCGAGGACGGTCGGATCATCATCGAGCCGGTCAAGGCCCCGAAATATGAGCTGGACGAACTGCTCGCCGCAATGACGCCAGACACCTTTCCCGACGATCTCGATTTCGGTGAACCGATGGGCAAGGAATTGCTTTAA